In a single window of the Methylococcus sp. Mc7 genome:
- a CDS encoding type II toxin-antitoxin system RatA family toxin, translated as MPTISTSVCVNYTQDQMYELVNDVADYPKYLPLCRDVRVLSAAERHIKATITLAKGAVRLNFTTANTMEPGRHIHMKLVDGPFKYLRGNWRFDPNPHGGCDVSFRVDFEFANPLLQMALGGIFREVMESLVAAFCNQAAKRYGNGGPALPQGPALDGVGQTGPA; from the coding sequence ATGCCGACAATATCGACCAGCGTCTGCGTGAACTACACGCAGGACCAGATGTACGAGCTCGTCAACGACGTGGCCGACTATCCGAAATATCTGCCGCTCTGCCGCGACGTCAGAGTGCTGTCCGCGGCGGAGCGCCACATCAAGGCGACCATCACCCTGGCGAAAGGCGCAGTGAGGCTGAATTTCACCACCGCCAATACCATGGAGCCGGGCCGGCACATCCACATGAAGCTGGTGGATGGGCCTTTCAAGTATCTGCGGGGGAACTGGCGTTTCGACCCCAATCCCCACGGCGGCTGCGACGTTTCGTTCCGGGTGGATTTCGAATTCGCAAATCCCCTCCTGCAGATGGCCTTGGGCGGGATTTTCAGGGAAGTGATGGAGTCGCTGGTGGCGGCATTCTGCAATCAGGCGGCCAAGCGTTACGGCAACGGCGGCCCCGCGTTGCCGCAGGGGCCTGCGCTGGATGGCGTCGGCCAGACCGGCCCTGCCTGA
- a CDS encoding DNA translocase FtsK, translating into MARADKKMTPADDLRSSLVRTLREGAFLAYLALASFFLIALVTFDLEDAGWTHTGGRRSVSNGAGAVGAWLSDFSFSLFGIMAYLLPLLLAGYGYRIYRGRGAQHRFSLLDSTLRWLGLGAAIAAGSGIVDLQLLRAPLPLPETTGGIVGRELADLVTGSFGVKGASVLLGGVFLAGVSLATGLSWLGLVDTVGQTVLRLIRTVTTVPAFLARGAHQPQPAPPQPAAAAPVKPRQTAPRPTRPQEQSATPARPADPPAQAPEPPAQRAPVIPFLQPRKPPAAPVARKPASGALPALTLLNDTSAKVHAYSPSVLQQMSELVETILADFGVDVEVVSVHPGPVITRFELQPAAGVKVSRISGLAKDLARALSVTSVRVVEVIPGKSVVGLEIPNREREIVLLHSVLASEAYQQASSPLTLVLGKDISGHPVVANLAKMPHLLVAGTTGSGKSVAINVMILSLLYKAGPAEVRLIMIDPKMLELSVYEGIPHLLTPVVTDMKEAANALRWCVAEMERRYKLMSLVGVRNLEGFNQRVREAAEAGKPLRDPLWNPNLALGDEEPPLLEPLPCIVIVIDELADMMMIVGKKVEELIARLAQKARAAGLHLILATQRPSVDVITGLIKANIPTRIAFQVSSRIDSRTIIDQGGAEALLGNGDMLYLPPGTGFPQRAHGAFVSDHDVHKVVEFLKNTGEPDYIEDITRFSEDAGDGSGFRGGNADGGGGEEGDALYDEAVRFVTESRKASISSVQRRFKVGYNRAARMIEDMERAGVVTPADTNGSRQVLAPPPPPV; encoded by the coding sequence TTGGCGAGAGCGGACAAGAAGATGACGCCGGCGGACGATCTGCGCTCCTCCCTGGTGCGGACATTGAGAGAGGGAGCGTTTCTGGCCTATCTGGCGCTCGCCTCGTTCTTCCTCATTGCTCTGGTCACTTTCGACCTGGAGGATGCCGGCTGGACCCATACCGGCGGCCGCCGCTCGGTGTCCAACGGCGCCGGCGCGGTGGGAGCCTGGCTGTCGGATTTTTCGTTTTCCCTGTTCGGGATCATGGCCTATTTGCTGCCGCTGCTCTTGGCCGGCTACGGCTACCGCATCTACCGGGGCCGCGGCGCGCAGCACCGGTTTTCGCTGCTCGACTCCACCTTGCGATGGCTCGGCCTGGGCGCCGCCATCGCGGCCGGTTCCGGCATCGTCGACCTGCAGTTGCTGCGGGCGCCCCTGCCTCTGCCGGAGACCACGGGAGGCATCGTCGGAAGGGAACTCGCGGACCTCGTGACCGGCTCGTTCGGCGTCAAGGGCGCATCCGTCCTGCTCGGCGGGGTCTTCCTGGCCGGAGTATCCCTGGCGACCGGCCTGTCCTGGCTGGGACTGGTGGATACCGTCGGCCAGACGGTGCTGAGGCTGATCCGCACGGTCACGACCGTTCCCGCTTTCCTCGCGAGAGGCGCGCACCAGCCCCAGCCCGCGCCGCCACAGCCGGCCGCAGCCGCTCCGGTGAAGCCCCGCCAAACCGCACCGCGCCCGACCAGGCCGCAGGAGCAGTCCGCGACGCCGGCCCGTCCCGCCGACCCACCGGCCCAGGCCCCGGAACCCCCCGCGCAGCGCGCTCCGGTGATTCCTTTTCTGCAACCCAGGAAACCGCCGGCGGCACCTGTCGCGCGGAAGCCCGCCAGCGGCGCTCTGCCCGCCCTGACCCTGCTGAACGACACCTCGGCCAAGGTGCACGCCTATTCTCCGTCCGTGCTGCAGCAGATGTCCGAACTGGTGGAAACGATCCTGGCCGATTTCGGCGTGGACGTCGAGGTCGTCTCGGTCCATCCGGGCCCCGTGATCACCCGGTTCGAGCTGCAGCCCGCGGCCGGGGTCAAGGTCAGCCGGATCAGCGGCCTGGCGAAAGACCTGGCGCGGGCGCTGTCGGTCACCAGCGTGCGCGTGGTCGAGGTCATTCCGGGCAAGTCGGTGGTGGGCCTGGAAATTCCCAACCGGGAACGCGAGATCGTGCTGCTGCACTCGGTCCTGGCTTCCGAAGCCTACCAGCAGGCGTCCTCCCCCCTCACCCTGGTGCTCGGCAAGGACATCAGCGGCCACCCGGTGGTGGCCAACCTGGCCAAGATGCCGCATCTGCTGGTCGCCGGCACCACCGGCTCGGGTAAGTCGGTCGCCATCAACGTGATGATCCTGAGCCTCTTGTACAAGGCCGGCCCGGCGGAGGTACGGCTGATCATGATCGATCCCAAGATGCTCGAGCTTTCGGTCTACGAAGGCATCCCCCATCTGCTGACGCCGGTGGTCACCGACATGAAAGAGGCCGCCAACGCCCTGCGCTGGTGCGTCGCCGAGATGGAACGCCGCTACAAGCTGATGTCGCTGGTCGGGGTGCGCAATCTCGAAGGCTTCAACCAGCGGGTGCGGGAGGCCGCCGAAGCCGGCAAGCCGCTGCGCGACCCGCTGTGGAACCCGAACCTGGCCTTGGGCGACGAGGAGCCGCCGCTGCTCGAACCCCTGCCCTGCATCGTCATCGTCATCGACGAGCTGGCGGACATGATGATGATCGTGGGCAAGAAGGTGGAAGAGCTGATCGCCCGGCTGGCGCAGAAGGCGCGCGCCGCGGGGCTGCATCTGATCCTGGCGACCCAGCGGCCCTCGGTGGACGTGATCACCGGCCTCATCAAGGCCAATATCCCGACCCGCATCGCGTTCCAGGTGTCGTCCCGGATCGACTCGCGCACCATCATCGACCAGGGCGGCGCCGAAGCCCTGCTCGGCAACGGCGACATGCTCTATCTGCCTCCCGGTACCGGCTTCCCCCAGCGCGCCCACGGCGCTTTCGTGTCCGACCACGATGTCCACAAGGTGGTGGAATTCCTCAAGAACACCGGCGAGCCGGACTACATCGAGGACATCACGCGGTTCAGCGAGGACGCGGGAGACGGATCGGGGTTCCGCGGCGGGAACGCTGACGGCGGCGGTGGCGAGGAAGGCGACGCCCTTTATGACGAAGCGGTAAGGTTCGTGACGGAAAGCCGCAAGGCTTCCATATCCTCCGTGCAGCGCCGCTTCAAGGTGGGCTACAACCGCGCCGCGCGGATGATCGAGGACATGGAGCGCGCCGGCGTGGTCACGCCCGCCGACACCAACGGCAGCCGCCAGGTCCTGGCTCCGCCGCCACCGCCGGTCTGA
- a CDS encoding flavodoxin gives MGKIGIFFGSDTGNTRRVAKQLAKKLGDDADAPVDVKKASIDDVLKYDALILGTPTLGDGELPGLDSGASEESWLEFLPKFKGKDMSGKTVALFGLGDQQGYGHEFVDALREIYEQVIECGANVVGAWPTDTYEFEKSKAVVDGQFVGLVIDHENQSEMTDERLDEWLEIVKPALVGA, from the coding sequence ATGGGGAAGATAGGGATCTTTTTCGGCTCCGATACCGGCAATACCCGCCGCGTCGCCAAGCAGCTTGCCAAGAAGCTGGGCGATGACGCGGATGCTCCGGTCGATGTCAAAAAGGCCAGCATCGACGACGTGCTCAAATACGATGCACTGATCCTGGGAACGCCGACCCTGGGGGACGGCGAATTGCCTGGCCTGGACTCCGGCGCTTCGGAGGAGAGCTGGCTCGAGTTCCTGCCGAAGTTCAAGGGCAAGGACATGTCGGGGAAGACCGTGGCGCTGTTTGGTCTGGGCGATCAGCAGGGTTACGGCCATGAATTCGTCGACGCCCTGCGCGAAATCTACGAGCAGGTGATCGAGTGCGGGGCCAATGTGGTCGGCGCGTGGCCGACGGATACCTACGAGTTCGAAAAGTCCAAGGCGGTCGTGGACGGACAGTTCGTCGGCCTGGTGATCGATCACGAAAACCAGAGCGAAATGACGGACGAACGCCTCGACGAGTGGCTGGAGATCGTCAAGCCGGCGCTCGTCGGCGCCTGA
- the trxB gene encoding thioredoxin-disulfide reductase has translation MSEPKHSRVLILGSGPAGYTAAVYSARANLRPVLVTGIQMGGQLTTTTDVDNWPGDADGVMGPELMERMRRHAERFDTEIVFDHIHTADLSRRPFTLTGDSGVYTCDALIIATGASARYLGLPSEEAYKGRGVSACATCDGFFYKGKHVAVVGGGNTAVEEALYLSNIAAKVTVVHRRDKFRSEKILSDKLQERAHNGNVSIEWNSVLDEVLGDEMGVTGVRIKNVRDGTTKDIALEGVFIAIGHSPNTEIFSGQLEMRNGYIVVKGGSDGGATATSVEGVFAAGDVSDSIYRQAITSAGSGCMAALDAEKFLDSLG, from the coding sequence ATGAGCGAACCGAAGCATTCCAGAGTACTGATCCTGGGTTCGGGCCCAGCCGGCTATACGGCGGCGGTCTACTCCGCGCGCGCCAACCTCAGGCCGGTACTCGTGACCGGCATCCAGATGGGCGGGCAGCTTACCACGACGACCGATGTGGACAATTGGCCGGGCGATGCCGACGGCGTGATGGGGCCGGAGCTGATGGAGCGGATGCGGCGCCATGCCGAGCGCTTCGACACCGAGATCGTCTTCGATCACATCCACACGGCCGACCTGTCCCGGCGCCCCTTCACCCTGACCGGCGATTCCGGCGTCTACACCTGCGATGCGCTGATCATCGCCACCGGCGCATCCGCCCGCTACCTGGGTCTGCCTTCGGAGGAAGCGTACAAGGGCCGGGGCGTCTCCGCCTGCGCCACCTGCGACGGGTTCTTCTACAAAGGTAAGCACGTGGCCGTGGTCGGCGGCGGCAATACCGCGGTGGAGGAGGCGCTGTACCTGTCCAACATCGCGGCGAAGGTCACCGTGGTCCACCGCCGCGACAAGTTCCGCTCCGAAAAGATACTGTCGGACAAGCTGCAGGAGCGTGCGCACAACGGCAACGTCAGCATCGAGTGGAACAGCGTGCTCGACGAGGTCCTGGGCGATGAGATGGGCGTCACCGGCGTGCGCATCAAGAACGTGCGGGACGGTACGACCAAGGACATCGCCCTGGAGGGCGTGTTCATCGCGATCGGCCATAGCCCGAACACGGAAATCTTTTCGGGGCAACTGGAGATGCGCAACGGCTACATCGTGGTCAAGGGCGGCAGCGACGGGGGGGCCACGGCGACCAGCGTGGAGGGGGTGTTCGCGGCCGGCGACGTGTCCGATTCGATCTACCGCCAGGCCATCACCTCCGCGGGTTCGGGCTGCATGGCGGCGCTCGATGCGGAGAAATTCCTCGACAGCTTGGGGTAG
- a CDS encoding outer membrane protein assembly factor BamE, with product MKMNVWNLRTACRFALSGLAMAGMTACAPHYDPNAPALRTGYTCCNLHFEDDWISDGNYGENPFIAAGTPVQVYGYSGDRAYAEIGGRKMRLGHDYGRKQETLQQWVEKIVVTKDPKIRLATFPPDVREAIRIGKVSEGMTKEQAIMAVGYPLTSDTPSLDAPVWNYWLSSFAQYQLIWDKEGRMKVSADPGVKARAVYSPGK from the coding sequence ATGAAAATGAATGTCTGGAATTTACGGACGGCTTGCCGGTTCGCGCTGTCGGGCTTGGCCATGGCAGGGATGACGGCATGCGCCCCCCATTACGATCCGAACGCTCCTGCGCTGAGGACCGGCTATACCTGCTGCAACCTGCATTTCGAGGATGACTGGATCAGCGACGGCAACTACGGGGAAAACCCGTTCATCGCCGCGGGAACGCCGGTCCAGGTGTACGGATACAGTGGCGACCGCGCCTACGCGGAAATCGGCGGCCGGAAGATGCGGCTCGGCCACGACTACGGCCGCAAGCAGGAAACGCTGCAGCAGTGGGTCGAAAAGATCGTCGTGACGAAAGACCCGAAGATCCGTCTCGCCACGTTTCCGCCTGATGTGCGGGAGGCCATCCGCATCGGCAAAGTGTCGGAGGGCATGACCAAGGAACAGGCCATCATGGCGGTCGGTTATCCCTTGACCAGCGATACCCCTTCGCTGGACGCGCCGGTGTGGAATTACTGGCTGTCCAGTTTCGCCCAGTACCAACTCATCTGGGACAAGGAGGGTAGGATGAAGGTCTCGGCCGATCCGGGCGTCAAGGCCAGAGCGGTATACTCGCCCGGGAAATGA